Genomic window (Argopecten irradians isolate NY chromosome 2, Ai_NY, whole genome shotgun sequence):
ttcacagttttaatgCAATTAATGTATCTGAAACTATTGGTCAGTTCAAGCTTAGTATATATCGCGTCCGTATGCGATCTGTCAACCCCCAGCGTCATATATTTATGgaggaatagacaggaatccagggtcACCTGTAGGGGGGTACCGCAATGAAAACGACTGTGAACTACTGTTCGTGATATTGAATTACTAGATTGTTCCAGGTTATCATTTTAGGGTTGCATAGACGGGTTATGATATGGAAATTTATGTTTAGGCCAATTTCATATTGTCGTGGCCATGGATGTTTCAACAAGAAGACTGAAAATTTAGCTTTTGTACGGGGGCTTGCTTAACTGGTGTACGGGGACTTGGTTTATGAGATAAATATggtgtacgggggcttggcaTAATTAAAATGAGAAACTtcacaatatatttaaaacaaatagcGTCTAGTCGTCCAAAAGACAGATGTAAAGTTTTCTTCCGACGTTTATGTCTTCGTAAATCTCATGTAACGATGTCAATGGAATAGTAGGCCTTCCAGACGAAGATGATGAATGTTGGTTGGTCTGTAGATTCTGTATACAagatcagtttgtttgtttgctggcAATTTTGTTAAATACTTTAACGGAGGGGATCATTTTGAGGAAGGAATTCCTGTACTTGTATTACACAACCATATAGCGCCGATTTCGATAAGAAATATAACTTCATCTGGTGGGATTCAagtaattttacttttgaattgTAAACCATGGCTACGAATACATATTTGTCATAGCGTTGTTTTGACATCGCGTTTGTACAAGAAAAACTCCAATCAGGTATTTTCCACAATGCTCCAACACAACGAAGGTGAGTAGTATATTTTAGCATAGTTAattgtaatatgtaatgatatttacgGTGCAATGTTTGACGGAAAGTCTGTGACTGTCAGCCGCTGCAAAACTCGTAATTACTGAAGATATCATCGTTAATACTTTTAGTTGCCCAGacttaaaaattaattgaaaagaacAGTTTTTGCCTGGATCTTAAATCATCCTTGTGGCAGTAGCTGTCAGTACCAGAGTGGGGACATCAAAGTAGCTTTGCAACACTGCTACCTGTCTGTAACTAGGTCGAAAATCAAGACCCCTGAAGTATCAAAAGGTAGATTGACACCACATGTACATTCAACAAAATTAACACTTATTACATATCCCGCCAACGCCAATAAAGACCATGCAAAGGACAAACAGGAACGTTTGTTAAATACTTCACAAGGATATATTGccattaattacatttattataaaaaaactcTATAATGAATATGGATATTCTGGCCTACAATAATTTACATCCATTCTtgcataataaaaaaatgatcgTCAACAAATTATTTCACATACCAGGATGAAATACAATGTGCTTCATCAAAAGCCAAGAGACAAATTCTTTTCTGTAAATGCTCGCGCAGAATCCTTGTCCACTTTGGTAAAATGGCAGCCTCTGGTGATGCAAATATGATGCTGGGATCAGAGTCTTTTACATCTGTAAAGTGAAATACAAACATTACATATCGCATAAATACATACTTTATTCAAAGAAAGTATCATTTCAGAaatgagatcattaacaaattTCAAATACCATTATTGTTTGATGAAAGGCAAACGATTTCTGAGAATCTTGCATCATTTATAGAATTTTGTTTTGGTgattatttcataaatttcaatCAAAGAAGAATGGTTCAGTATTTGTATTAAAATGCTTATTATTCAGGGTGAGacttaacatatatatattttttttggcaGCTAAGTGAGCACGAGTAAATATCAATGGGATAATGTGATATATCACTGTTGATCTTTTATTCATCACTACAAGCTTCAAGTCATAGCCTATATATCACATTGCTTATGTAACATGGAATACAATATATACCATTTAACTGTGTCGTCTCGACAAGTACTGCTGTTTTAATCCCTTTCTGCCTCAGCTGCTCTGCCTGATCTGCCATTAGTGCCTTTAGGGGTGATATCACAACAGCTGTGTGTTTCTTTTCTGGATTCAACTGAATGGCAAAAGATGTTCAtaattaatttactttttaCTTTCCAGTacttgttttgtttctttttaactCCATGacatttcaatttctttttatacATTAATctcatttattttcaaatgaaacaaacttgtataaaatatatatttgataatttactatattttgaaatttggaTGTAACTATATTTACTTTTACACATTAAGCTGTGTTCAATTATTTCCCGGCATGGCGTGCATGCCTAATGTTCTTTCAGTTGCGTATGTAGTATATGTAATAGGcctatatgtatttgtattccACGATGTGTATGTGCCAGTACTTCATGTAATAGGCCTACATATTATAACTTAATCAGtagaaatgtaaacaaaatttgatcGCCGTGGACATGTATGACTTGTGTTGTTTTGGACGGTGTACGTGGCACACTTCCTACTTTTGTATCAATGTAAGTTTTCTCAGAAAATAATAACCATGTTGCACTGTAAATTGCCCAACTTTAAACGATAAATTCGGATTAGATTAATCGTATGTATTTTCATGTCAAGGGATTGTGTCAAAACTCACCTCATTCAAAAGAAGTGGCACCATAATAAAAGTCATGGACTTTCCATACCCCGTAGGTAGCAAACAGAACACGTCCTTCTTGTTCATAATGTGGCTGATGACTTCCATTTGATGGGATTTCATTTCATTAAGAGGAAAATATCGATCAAACACTGATTTTATCGCTCGCTCCATGCTGCTGGCCGCCATGTTTACTACACTTTCCGCATATGGGCATTGGGTCCTTATTTGAAAACCGGAAATGACGTCTGAACCGGATATCAATagttttacataaaaatatggCGGTCTTTTCAAAGAAAGTTTTACAGTAACACTACTGTTTTGAAATTGACGTCTTGTAAGCGGTAAGGTAGGTGATTGGACTAATTTTTGGGTTCTTTTTGTTCAGAAAGGATAAATGCATGCGCCTGTACGCAAGAAATAGTTGGAAATTAAGGAATAATTTCataaactatgcccgagtgattttcggaggctaGTGCTCCATTACGACACATGGGgacctagaacgaatatacgtacccggcctactatacctttcggccgggtacgaattggtccccaTGTGTCGTaatggagcactgcctccgaaaaatcactcgggcatagtttatGAAATTATTCCTTAATTTCCAACTATTTTTGCGTACAGGCGCATGCATTTATCCTTTCTGAACAAAAAGAACCCAAAAATTAGTCCAATCACCTACCTTACACTTTGAAAAGACCGccatatttttatgtaaaactATTGATATGGGGATGCGGAAAGTGTAGTAAACTATGGCGGCCAGCAGCATGGAGCGAGCGATAAAATCAGTGTTTGATCGATATTTTCCTCTTAATGAAATGAAATCCCATCAAATGGAAGTCATCAGCCACATTATGAACAAGAAGGACGTGTTCTGTTTGCTACCTACGGGGTATGGAAAGTCCATGACTTTTATTATGGTGCCACTTCTTTTGAATGAGGTGAGTTTTGACACAATCCCTTGACATGAAAAATACATACGATTAATCTAATCCGAATTTATCGTTTAAAAGTTGGGCAATTTACAGTGCAAAATGGTTATTATTTTCTGAGAAAAACTTACATTGATACAAAAGTAGGAAGTGTGCCACGTACACCGTCCAAAACAACACAAGTACATACATGTCCACGGCAGATCAAATTTTGGTTTACATTTCTACTGATTAATTAATAATATGTAGGCCTATTACATGAAGTTACTGGCACATACACATCGTGGAATACCAAATACATTATAGGCCTATTACATATACTACATACGCAACTGAAAGAACATTAGGCATGCACGCCATGCCGGGAAATAATTGAACACAGCTTAATGTGTAAAAGTAAATATAGTTTACAaccaaatttcaaaatatagtaaaatgaaacaatatatatattttatacaagtttgtttcatttgaaaataaatgaaataatgtataaaagaaattgaaatgtCATGGAGTTAAAAAGAGAAACAAAACAAGTACAAGAGAAGtaaaaaagtaaattaattaTGAATCCAACCATCTTTTGCCATTCAGTTGAATCCAGAAAAGAAACACACAGCTGTTGTGATATCACCCCTAAAGGCACTAATGGCAGATCAGGCAGAGCAGCTGAGGCAGAAAGGGATTAAAACAGCAGTGCTTGTCGAGACGACACAGTTAAATGGTAAATATTGTATTCCATTTACATAAGCAATGTGATATATAGGCTATGACTTGAAGCTTGTAGTGATGAATAAAAGATCAACAGTGATATATCACATTATCCCATTGCTAATTTACTCTTGCTCACTTAACtgccaaaaaaatatatatataatgttaagtCTCACCCTGAATAATAAGCATTTTAATACAAATACTGAACCATTCTTCTTTGattgaaatttatgaaataatcACCAAAACAAAATTCTATAAATGATGCAAGATTCTCAGAAATCGTTTGCCTTTCATCAATACCATAAATGGTATTATGAAATTTGTTATTGATCTTCAATTTCTGAATTGATGACATTCTCTGTTGATAAAGTATGTATTTAAGAGATCCTGTAAATTTTTGTATTTCTACTTTAGCAGATGTAAAATAGACCTCTGATCCCCGCAGACATAATTGCCTCACCAGAGGTCTGCCCAATTTACCAAAGTTGACAGGATTCTGCGCGCGCAATTACAGAAAAGAATTTGTCTCTTGGCTTTTGATGCAAGCACATTTCGTATTTCATCCTGTTATGTGAATAAATTGTGTTGAcggtcatttttttaattatgcaAGAAGGGATGTAAAATTATTGATAGTCCAGAAAACTATTCCCATAAATCATTATAAGAGTTTTTTAATAATATAGATGTAATTACTGGCAATATATTCCATGTGGAAGTATTATTAACAAACTATCCTGTTTGACACTTATTCATGGTCCTTCTATATGACGTTGGTGGTAAATTTACTATCTATGATTTAAATTTGATGAATGTACAGGTTTATGTCAATCGGTACCTTTTTGAGACTTTAGGGGACTTGATTTTCGACCTAAGTTACAGAACGCTGAGCAGTTGTTGCCAAAAAGCAACTTTGAATTTCCCACACTGGTACTGACAGCATACTGTCCCCCGAAGATAAGGAACCAAGTATTATATCTCGATTAGAACCTAGTTCAAAATCAATACATATCCAGAAAGTTGGCGCCACTCTTCCAAACATGAAATGCAGAGTTTTGAGTGACatgaaaataacattatattaattAGAGCATTCAGACCTAAGAAAATAGTATTATCTTGCTTTAAGTAATTCcgaacaa
Coding sequences:
- the LOC138316941 gene encoding uncharacterized protein, which produces MAASSMERAIKSVFDRYFPLNEMKSHQMEVISHIMNKKDVFCLLPTGYGKSMTFIMVPLLLNELNPEKKHTAVVISPLKALMADQAEQLRQKGIKTAVLVETTQLNDVKDSDPSIIFASPEAAILPKWTRILREHLQKRICLLAFDEAHCISSWGLDFRPSYRQVAVLQSYFDVPTLVLTATATRMI